One region of Mycolicibacterium insubricum genomic DNA includes:
- a CDS encoding MFS transporter encodes MAGAPNSAEAGPGTWGELLSRRYLGACIVLAGGVALYATNEFLTVSLLPSTVAEIGGQRLYAWVTSVYLVASVAAATTVGGLLARYGPRRAYLIALAVFGAGSLLCAGAQTMELLLAGRGLQGIGGGVLAGLGYAVINAALPPSLWTRGSALVSAMWGVGCLVGPAAGGFFAQIGQWRWAFGVLVILTVLMALVVPWALPAGRRAGAAARTEIPVRSLLLLGVAALAISAAGLPDRVEATAALLAVGMALVAVFVVLDRRARVSVLPATAFRPGPLKWMYLTLGLLMAATMVDMFVPLFAHRLAGLTPLAAGFLAAGLSVGWTGGELISAIVDRRAVSSRIVALAPALMALGLTLAALTQRVDAGPRDVAAWVVALVVTGAGVGIAWPHLSAWVMGAVDDPDERTVAAAAINTVQLICGAFGAGLAGVVVNLTDDGGAAPARWLFGVFAVLALLGLTASVRAARR; translated from the coding sequence ATGGCCGGCGCCCCGAACTCCGCGGAAGCCGGTCCCGGCACCTGGGGAGAGTTGCTGTCGCGGCGCTACCTCGGCGCCTGCATCGTGCTGGCCGGCGGTGTCGCGCTGTACGCCACCAACGAGTTCCTGACGGTCAGCCTGCTGCCGTCCACCGTCGCCGAGATCGGCGGACAGCGCCTCTACGCTTGGGTCACCTCGGTGTACCTGGTTGCCTCGGTGGCCGCCGCGACGACGGTCGGTGGCCTGCTGGCCCGGTACGGCCCACGCCGCGCCTACCTGATCGCACTGGCCGTTTTCGGTGCCGGCAGCCTGCTGTGCGCCGGAGCGCAGACGATGGAACTGCTGCTGGCCGGGCGCGGACTGCAGGGCATCGGCGGGGGAGTCCTGGCCGGGCTGGGCTACGCGGTGATCAACGCCGCGCTGCCGCCGTCGCTGTGGACCCGGGGATCGGCGCTGGTGTCCGCGATGTGGGGCGTCGGCTGTCTGGTCGGGCCGGCGGCTGGCGGGTTCTTCGCCCAGATCGGCCAGTGGCGGTGGGCCTTCGGTGTTCTGGTGATCCTGACGGTGCTGATGGCGCTGGTGGTGCCGTGGGCGTTGCCCGCCGGCCGGCGCGCCGGGGCCGCTGCGCGCACCGAGATCCCGGTGCGCTCGTTGCTGTTGCTGGGTGTTGCCGCCCTGGCGATCAGCGCGGCGGGGCTGCCCGACCGTGTCGAGGCCACCGCCGCGCTGCTGGCGGTCGGGATGGCGTTGGTGGCGGTGTTCGTGGTGCTGGACCGGCGGGCGCGGGTCTCGGTGCTGCCGGCGACGGCGTTTCGGCCCGGTCCGCTCAAGTGGATGTATCTGACTCTGGGTCTGCTGATGGCCGCCACCATGGTCGACATGTTCGTGCCGCTGTTCGCCCACCGGTTGGCCGGGCTGACCCCGTTGGCCGCGGGATTCCTGGCCGCCGGGCTCTCGGTCGGTTGGACCGGGGGAGAGCTGATCAGCGCCATCGTCGACCGGCGCGCGGTGAGCTCGCGGATCGTCGCGCTGGCTCCGGCGCTGATGGCGCTCGGGCTCACCCTGGCTGCACTGACCCAGCGCGTCGACGCCGGCCCGCGCGATGTCGCGGCGTGGGTGGTCGCGCTGGTGGTGACCGGCGCCGGTGTCGGTATCGCCTGGCCGCATCTGTCGGCGTGGGTGATGGGCGCCGTCGACGATCCCGACGAGCGGACCGTCGCCGCGGCGGCGATCAACACTGTGCAGCTGATCTGCGGGGCATTCGGCGCGGGCCTGGCCGGGGTGGTCGTCAACCTGACCGACGACGGCGGTGCCGCGCCGGCCCGCTGGCTGTTCGGGGTGTTCGCCGTGCTGGCGCTGCTCGGGCTGACGGCATCGGTGCGGGCGGCGCGGCGATAG
- a CDS encoding serine/threonine-protein kinase PknH/PknJ, with protein sequence MLGPGSVFAGYRLERILGSGGMGTVYLARDPDLPRWDALKVLSSQLSRDADFRARFVREADVAAGLNHPNIVSIYDRGDSDGQLWIAMQFVDGTDAEKALSAGTMTPRRAVHVIGEVARALDYAHHRNVVHRDVKPANFLIANDGGDTERVLLADFGIARALDEGSSITGAGSLLATVTYAAPESLSGGSAGAPADIYALGCSLFRLLTGRVPFDPRGGTAAVMLAHLNQPPPRVTAVRPGLPPALDAVIAKAMAKDPAQRYRSARELAAAAAAAFDHSAPMPAAPPSGWQATPTAGWPVAPSGGPQPPPYTPPGLMMAPPATPKPKSGRGRLIGVLAGVAVLVAGTVGAVVVFGGDDEAEAGGGGTTSLPSSSESVQAAKPLSIHELRDLLLPLGDVQELAGGRELVEKAMVPAPVPNSKALQDKECVGAWAPGDETTYTGSGYSGAQFQYSYYADDTAKTPNVVQGVVNFLTVGTAKAFFDQQVTAWKACSDRRVTLKFTESTRYQRIGTPEVTSDGILTVLTHSDDNSRALCSHSLARRGNVIIEADICGDAASGAPSRTLVSRIAEGLPG encoded by the coding sequence ATGCTCGGTCCGGGATCCGTGTTCGCCGGTTATCGACTTGAGCGCATCCTGGGCTCCGGGGGGATGGGCACGGTCTACCTGGCCCGCGACCCCGACCTGCCCCGCTGGGATGCCCTCAAGGTGCTGTCGTCGCAACTGAGCCGCGACGCGGACTTCCGGGCCCGGTTTGTTCGGGAGGCCGACGTCGCCGCCGGGCTGAACCACCCCAATATCGTCTCCATCTATGACCGCGGGGACAGCGACGGCCAACTGTGGATCGCCATGCAGTTCGTCGACGGCACCGACGCCGAGAAGGCGCTGAGCGCCGGTACCATGACCCCACGGCGCGCCGTGCACGTCATCGGCGAGGTCGCCCGCGCCCTGGACTACGCCCACCACCGCAACGTGGTGCATCGCGACGTCAAGCCCGCCAACTTCCTGATCGCCAACGACGGCGGTGACACCGAGCGGGTGCTGCTGGCAGATTTCGGTATCGCTCGCGCCCTCGACGAGGGGTCCTCGATCACTGGGGCCGGATCCCTGCTGGCCACCGTCACCTACGCTGCGCCGGAATCGCTGTCCGGGGGGAGCGCCGGCGCCCCCGCCGACATCTACGCCCTGGGCTGTTCGCTGTTCCGGCTGCTGACCGGCCGGGTGCCGTTCGACCCCCGAGGCGGAACCGCCGCGGTCATGCTTGCCCACCTGAACCAGCCGCCGCCGCGGGTCACCGCGGTCCGGCCCGGCCTGCCCCCGGCCCTGGACGCCGTGATCGCCAAGGCCATGGCCAAGGATCCCGCGCAGCGCTACCGCAGCGCCCGGGAGCTGGCGGCCGCCGCCGCCGCGGCCTTCGATCATTCGGCGCCGATGCCCGCGGCGCCCCCGAGCGGGTGGCAGGCGACGCCGACGGCGGGTTGGCCGGTGGCGCCGTCGGGCGGACCGCAGCCCCCTCCCTACACCCCGCCGGGCCTGATGATGGCCCCGCCGGCCACCCCGAAGCCCAAGTCCGGTCGGGGACGGCTCATCGGGGTGCTGGCCGGGGTCGCCGTGCTGGTCGCCGGAACCGTCGGAGCGGTCGTCGTGTTCGGCGGTGACGACGAGGCCGAGGCCGGAGGTGGCGGAACCACGTCATTGCCGTCGTCGAGCGAGTCCGTTCAGGCGGCCAAGCCGTTGAGCATCCATGAGCTGCGCGATCTGCTGCTGCCGCTGGGCGACGTGCAGGAGCTCGCCGGTGGACGGGAACTGGTCGAGAAGGCGATGGTGCCGGCTCCGGTTCCCAATTCCAAGGCCCTGCAGGACAAGGAGTGCGTGGGTGCGTGGGCCCCGGGCGATGAAACGACCTACACCGGAAGCGGATACTCCGGTGCGCAATTCCAGTACAGCTACTACGCTGATGACACGGCAAAGACGCCCAACGTTGTCCAGGGTGTCGTCAATTTCCTCACCGTCGGCACGGCGAAGGCGTTTTTCGATCAGCAGGTAACCGCGTGGAAGGCGTGCAGTGATCGCCGGGTTACGCTGAAGTTCACCGAATCGACGCGCTATCAACGGATCGGGACGCCCGAAGTGACGTCCGACGGAATCTTGACCGTGCTCACCCATTCCGACGACAACAGCCGGGCACTGTGCTCGCACTCGCTGGCGCGCCGCGGCAACGTCATCATCGAGGCCGACATCTGTGGCGACGCTGCCTCCGGTGCGCCTTCGCGGACGCTCGTCAGCCGTATTGCCGAGGGATTGCCGGGTTGA
- a CDS encoding serine/threonine-protein kinase PknH/PknJ, whose protein sequence is MGTVYLARNPSLPRSDALKVLSAELSRDANFRARFVREADVSAGLSHPNIVGIYRRGEADGQLWIAMQFVDGTDAEKALQAGTMTPRRAVHIIGEVAKALDYAHQRHVVHRDVKPANFLLSSDGDEGERVLLADFGIARALDDAHSLTATGSVMATVTYAAPEALTGAKVDGRADIYGLGCSLFRLMTGRAPYPGKDIAAVMMAHLNQPPPRLSSVRPGLPPALDDVLAKAMAKDPAQRYGTARELAAAANAALTGTAAPPAGTPPWGLPTASFPAPASGPVPANPVGFVGASGPAPAAAPRRRRSLLVALTGAVVLVAAIAGIVLATRHSAESDAVVASPTTPAPVDDSALTGFLLGAQKLSAITGVTIGTDPAQSLLASDYELLVDPTCSAAFAPGQINEYQGNGWIASRYQAFHEVGTPVNSMGIAQFGQQVVVTFISPEAADVFAKKQAAHWQQCSNTQLKLRPRDPTKSTIIIQVGEPTTADGILKLSQNMEGGAGMVCGRALTARNNVVVDVTICGFENALEHTVEMAQAIRDGIPDK, encoded by the coding sequence ATGGGCACGGTCTACCTGGCGCGCAACCCGTCGCTACCGCGGTCGGACGCCCTGAAGGTTCTATCAGCAGAACTGTCTCGCGACGCCAATTTCCGCGCGCGGTTCGTCCGGGAAGCGGACGTCTCTGCGGGCCTCTCCCACCCCAACATCGTCGGTATCTACCGGCGCGGTGAGGCCGACGGGCAGCTCTGGATCGCCATGCAGTTCGTCGACGGCACGGACGCGGAGAAGGCGCTGCAGGCCGGCACCATGACCCCGCGTCGAGCCGTGCATATCATCGGTGAGGTCGCGAAGGCGCTGGATTATGCGCATCAGCGTCACGTGGTGCACCGGGACGTCAAACCGGCCAACTTCCTGCTCTCGTCCGATGGTGATGAGGGCGAGCGGGTTCTGTTGGCCGATTTCGGGATCGCCCGCGCTCTCGACGATGCCCACTCGCTGACCGCCACGGGATCGGTCATGGCGACGGTCACCTACGCCGCGCCCGAGGCGCTCACCGGCGCGAAGGTCGACGGCCGCGCCGACATCTACGGACTGGGCTGCTCGCTGTTCCGATTGATGACCGGGCGTGCTCCGTACCCCGGCAAGGACATCGCCGCGGTGATGATGGCTCACCTCAACCAGCCGCCGCCGAGACTGTCGAGCGTGCGGCCCGGGCTTCCGCCGGCCCTGGACGACGTACTGGCCAAGGCGATGGCCAAGGATCCCGCCCAGCGCTACGGCACCGCCCGTGAACTGGCCGCCGCCGCCAACGCGGCTCTGACCGGCACCGCCGCGCCACCTGCGGGCACGCCGCCCTGGGGGCTGCCGACAGCCAGCTTCCCTGCACCGGCGAGTGGCCCGGTGCCCGCGAATCCGGTCGGGTTCGTCGGTGCATCGGGTCCGGCCCCGGCGGCCGCGCCGCGGCGCCGCCGCTCCCTCCTCGTTGCCCTGACTGGTGCCGTCGTGCTGGTTGCCGCCATTGCGGGAATTGTGTTGGCCACCCGGCACTCGGCGGAATCGGACGCGGTGGTGGCATCGCCGACCACTCCCGCGCCAGTCGATGACAGTGCTCTGACCGGCTTCCTGCTGGGCGCACAGAAACTCTCGGCGATCACCGGGGTCACCATCGGCACCGACCCCGCCCAATCTCTGTTGGCCTCGGATTACGAACTACTGGTGGACCCGACGTGCTCGGCGGCTTTCGCTCCGGGCCAGATCAACGAGTACCAGGGCAACGGCTGGATTGCTTCGCGCTACCAGGCCTTTCACGAAGTCGGCACGCCGGTCAATTCGATGGGGATTGCACAGTTCGGCCAGCAGGTCGTCGTTACGTTCATCTCGCCTGAAGCTGCTGACGTGTTTGCGAAGAAGCAGGCAGCGCACTGGCAGCAGTGCTCGAACACCCAGCTGAAGCTCCGACCGAGGGATCCGACCAAGTCGACCATCATCATCCAGGTGGGTGAACCCACCACCGCTGACGGGATCCTCAAGCTGTCGCAGAATATGGAAGGCGGCGCCGGAATGGTGTGCGGCCGTGCGCTGACGGCGCGCAACAACGTGGTCGTGGACGTCACCATTTGCGGATTCGAGAATGCGCTGGAGCACACGGTGGAGATGGCGCAGGCAATTCGTGATGGGATACCGGACAAATGA
- a CDS encoding sensor domain-containing protein, with amino-acid sequence MTRVRHKLAACALASAAVLAAGCSQSVSGAGHFGTDGSGDGLVSASAMAALLPSAAEAADVAHTGPLGAPRTYTTLPAAVAGPSSPACTTTLMVGGGYGNKQTDVRGEAMAEGIGDTPSTVDVAVVRFDDRAGAQTFLDSVTASWAECSGKMITFAGDTVNWVAGPPKMTYGVHTVTRAKEGGQGFGCARAISVHANLVVDVISCNSDRTIVGRRSAQLVSFVLNRI; translated from the coding sequence ATGACGCGAGTGCGGCACAAGTTGGCTGCGTGCGCACTTGCATCAGCAGCTGTTCTCGCCGCTGGGTGCAGCCAAAGCGTCAGCGGTGCAGGTCATTTCGGCACGGACGGTTCCGGCGACGGACTGGTGTCGGCGAGCGCGATGGCCGCGTTACTGCCCTCGGCCGCGGAGGCTGCCGATGTCGCTCACACCGGACCGCTGGGTGCCCCCCGCACGTATACGACTCTGCCCGCGGCGGTCGCCGGCCCGTCGAGTCCCGCTTGCACGACGACGCTGATGGTCGGCGGAGGATATGGCAACAAGCAGACCGATGTGCGAGGCGAGGCGATGGCCGAGGGCATCGGCGACACACCCAGCACTGTCGACGTGGCGGTGGTGCGGTTCGACGACCGTGCCGGCGCACAGACGTTTCTCGACTCGGTGACGGCGTCGTGGGCCGAGTGTTCGGGAAAAATGATTACCTTCGCCGGTGACACGGTCAACTGGGTCGCGGGCCCACCGAAGATGACCTACGGCGTGCACACCGTCACGCGCGCCAAGGAGGGTGGTCAAGGATTCGGGTGCGCGCGGGCGATCAGTGTGCACGCCAACCTCGTCGTCGACGTCATCAGCTGCAATTCCGATCGGACCATCGTCGGCCGCCGCTCGGCCCAACTCGTGTCGTTCGTGTTGAACAGGATCTAA
- a CDS encoding nucleotide-binding protein, with amino-acid sequence MSKKKPAVEPDEALLARPPWLPPEKERRWPLPARGKQKKKQQSDSGPGRRSRSSKVEDSSSPNDSDEVAEDLADESYLELVDPDIDENEPFDEQFEDDFDEPFVEGMEPQALAEMVPAPSLADVDDVELMQSSQDSWHGHFDEPEDTLYDVADATGTEVVGDVPGEGVAQPPLDQHDDLYPNASDTSPAGPRDSQRELVESIDDSEGVIDVSPSRARHRAPENHLAWSPTPPPELAAWLESDRPWLESASVQSDTSREPEALQVTDEPNWDDAPPEPAIPAESVSPDRMAFEDHDATADEPTESGDLTAIAVVDEDLWQPIVGDGDQQVADPGADVEWDQVDERGADGTFDIDPTVETFETQPPADTFEIEPSAETFMAEPLVETFETEAVVETFEPEAVVEAEEAAAAPLEPIEPAPTEPEAIEPEAEAAAPELDEIERRAAALLAAVGALPETPDDDQPIGDEDDPQPEMADPEEEPHAEAAEPPITTEPEPVWQPPVPIMQPNPDEPVVAPEPAAVWQPPTPLPQPEPEDAFDQAPEPQPTAETPAEASPTSAGEPDEIERRAAALLARMEAKRAELDASEPDADPTDVPEPAIEEPAYAAAVDEQTVVVGHLEPNYLEPAETTETTSDLTDVAVEDEFPVAPAEPSPESTDYGIAESESPWGDQRLDESLPEVPPLGENAPTAGDAAEGFGDATAPPPHRAAARKLALPPWQLPGAAASVEYERFGPDESVSDDRSLFSGRFERAAAEDVVQPPLTSESVSGDQDQNLTDAPPIPAPQMRPGPPLPAGWPPRLPSGRPLPPPPPGWRPPPPPPGWVAGQAPAPQATPQQAAPQQPAPQPAAPVEPAPRHAAPPNFRQPQAFRVPPPLDDAELADPRLNAPQIGWRRTVHKATGGHVNLGPSRRERLRKEIQEQIRQPIVGDFRIAVLSIKGGVGKTTTTLGLGSALAMVRHDRVIAVDANPDRGTLAERVRDVSTRSTVRDLLSDPNIHSYADVRNHTLMASSRLEVLASEQEPAVSEVFGDADYRQTIDILRHYYNIILTDCGTGIMHSAMSGILDLAHTIVLVSAPAMDAARSASATLDWLMQHGHSGLVRDAHVVFSASRPGSANLKIDKLYEHFETRCRSVHMIPFDPHLSEGADVDFGLLNQATMDAYLDLAASVSEDFGRLRGAARS; translated from the coding sequence TTGTCGAAGAAGAAGCCTGCCGTCGAGCCGGACGAGGCCCTGCTGGCACGTCCGCCCTGGCTACCACCGGAAAAGGAACGACGCTGGCCGTTGCCCGCTCGTGGCAAACAGAAAAAGAAGCAGCAGAGCGACTCGGGGCCAGGCAGGCGTAGCCGATCGTCGAAGGTCGAGGACAGCTCGTCGCCCAATGACTCGGACGAGGTAGCCGAGGATCTGGCGGATGAGAGCTACCTGGAGCTTGTCGATCCGGATATCGACGAGAACGAACCCTTCGATGAACAGTTCGAGGATGACTTCGATGAGCCGTTCGTGGAAGGCATGGAACCGCAGGCGCTAGCTGAGATGGTCCCTGCGCCGTCGCTGGCTGATGTCGACGACGTGGAGCTGATGCAATCGTCCCAGGACTCGTGGCACGGTCACTTCGACGAGCCCGAGGACACCCTCTACGACGTCGCTGACGCCACCGGTACGGAGGTCGTCGGCGATGTCCCTGGAGAGGGCGTGGCGCAGCCGCCACTCGATCAGCACGACGACCTGTACCCCAATGCATCCGACACCTCGCCGGCCGGACCGCGCGACTCGCAGCGCGAGCTCGTTGAGTCCATCGACGATTCCGAAGGCGTCATCGACGTCTCGCCCAGCCGTGCGCGACACCGCGCCCCGGAGAATCACTTAGCGTGGAGCCCTACCCCACCGCCGGAGCTCGCGGCCTGGTTGGAGTCGGACAGGCCCTGGCTGGAATCCGCATCTGTGCAGTCAGATACCTCTCGGGAACCGGAGGCATTGCAGGTGACCGATGAACCCAACTGGGATGACGCTCCCCCGGAGCCGGCCATTCCGGCCGAATCCGTATCTCCCGACCGCATGGCATTCGAAGATCACGACGCCACTGCCGATGAGCCGACCGAATCGGGCGACCTCACGGCGATTGCCGTTGTCGATGAAGACCTCTGGCAACCCATCGTCGGTGACGGCGACCAGCAGGTAGCCGACCCCGGTGCCGATGTCGAGTGGGACCAGGTCGACGAGCGAGGGGCGGACGGCACCTTCGATATCGATCCGACCGTGGAGACCTTCGAGACCCAACCGCCGGCCGACACATTCGAGATCGAGCCATCAGCCGAGACCTTCATGGCCGAGCCGCTGGTGGAGACCTTCGAGACCGAGGCCGTTGTGGAGACCTTCGAGCCCGAGGCAGTGGTGGAGGCCGAAGAGGCGGCCGCCGCTCCGCTTGAGCCGATCGAGCCGGCACCGACCGAACCCGAAGCAATCGAGCCCGAAGCGGAGGCCGCCGCCCCCGAGCTCGATGAGATCGAACGACGCGCAGCCGCGTTGTTGGCCGCCGTCGGGGCGCTCCCAGAAACCCCCGACGACGATCAGCCAATCGGTGACGAAGACGATCCGCAGCCCGAAATGGCTGACCCCGAGGAAGAACCACACGCTGAAGCGGCAGAGCCTCCAATCACCACCGAACCGGAGCCAGTCTGGCAACCCCCGGTGCCGATAATGCAGCCCAATCCGGACGAACCCGTCGTGGCGCCCGAACCCGCAGCAGTCTGGCAACCGCCTACGCCGCTCCCTCAGCCTGAACCCGAGGACGCCTTCGACCAGGCCCCCGAGCCTCAGCCCACCGCCGAAACCCCGGCCGAAGCTTCCCCGACATCCGCCGGGGAACCCGACGAGATCGAACGGCGCGCAGCGGCTCTCCTGGCGCGTATGGAGGCCAAGAGGGCCGAGCTCGATGCCTCGGAGCCAGACGCCGATCCGACGGACGTTCCAGAACCCGCCATCGAAGAGCCGGCCTATGCGGCAGCGGTGGACGAGCAAACCGTCGTCGTCGGTCACCTGGAACCCAACTACCTGGAGCCCGCAGAGACCACTGAAACGACTTCCGACCTCACCGATGTTGCCGTGGAAGATGAATTCCCGGTGGCACCTGCCGAGCCCTCCCCGGAGAGCACCGATTACGGCATCGCGGAGTCGGAGTCTCCGTGGGGGGATCAGCGACTAGACGAGTCGCTGCCCGAAGTGCCTCCCCTCGGGGAGAATGCCCCCACCGCCGGAGATGCCGCAGAGGGCTTCGGTGATGCGACCGCGCCGCCGCCTCATCGGGCAGCTGCACGCAAGCTTGCACTGCCCCCCTGGCAGCTACCGGGCGCGGCGGCATCAGTGGAATACGAGCGTTTCGGGCCCGATGAGTCGGTCTCCGATGACAGGTCCCTGTTCTCCGGACGTTTTGAGCGCGCCGCCGCCGAGGACGTGGTGCAGCCTCCATTGACGTCAGAGTCGGTTTCGGGCGACCAGGATCAAAACCTGACCGATGCTCCGCCGATACCTGCACCTCAGATGCGGCCCGGACCGCCCCTCCCGGCGGGCTGGCCGCCCCGGCTGCCGTCGGGACGTCCGCTGCCGCCCCCGCCGCCGGGGTGGCGGCCACCGCCACCCCCTCCCGGCTGGGTTGCCGGCCAAGCACCGGCGCCGCAGGCGACACCACAACAGGCCGCACCGCAGCAGCCCGCACCACAACCGGCGGCTCCAGTCGAACCGGCTCCGAGACACGCCGCACCACCAAATTTCCGTCAGCCCCAGGCGTTCCGGGTGCCGCCCCCACTCGATGATGCCGAGTTGGCCGATCCGCGTCTGAACGCACCCCAAATCGGTTGGCGCCGTACGGTACACAAGGCCACCGGTGGCCACGTGAATCTTGGTCCGTCACGGCGCGAGCGCTTGCGCAAGGAGATCCAGGAACAGATCCGGCAGCCGATCGTCGGCGACTTCCGTATTGCGGTGCTCTCCATCAAGGGCGGCGTCGGAAAGACCACGACCACACTAGGCCTGGGCTCGGCGCTGGCGATGGTTCGCCATGATCGCGTAATTGCCGTGGATGCGAACCCCGACCGCGGTACTCTGGCCGAACGTGTCCGAGACGTCTCGACCCGGTCGACGGTGCGGGATCTATTGTCGGACCCCAATATCCACAGTTACGCCGATGTCCGGAACCACACGCTGATGGCCTCCAGCCGACTCGAGGTGCTCGCCAGCGAGCAGGAGCCGGCCGTCTCGGAGGTGTTCGGAGACGCCGACTACCGGCAGACCATCGACATCCTGCGCCACTACTACAACATCATCCTCACGGACTGCGGTACCGGCATCATGCACTCAGCGATGTCCGGGATCCTCGACCTGGCGCACACCATCGTCTTGGTCAGCGCACCGGCCATGGATGCGGCACGTAGCGCTTCGGCGACCTTGGATTGGCTTATGCAGCACGGACATTCGGGCTTGGTCCGCGACGCGCACGTGGTGTTCAGCGCATCACGCCCAGGTTCGGCGAACCTGAAGATCGATAAGCTCTACGAGCACTTCGAGACCCGCTGCCGGTCGGTTCACATGATCCCCTTCGACCCTCACCTTTCCGAGGGCGCCGACGTCGATTTCGGGTTACTCAACCAGGCGACCATGGACGCCTACCTCGACCTGGCTGCGTCGGTGTCGGAGGATTTCGGTCGCCTCCGAGGAGCAGCACGGTCCTGA
- the mycP gene encoding type VII secretion-associated serine protease mycosin — protein sequence MAVAIPPPVVEPGPPPSGPVGPTEPTEQKAVCGIATGVLPHTDFAVQTAAEAMLDYTSAWKFSRGAGQKVAVIDTGVNPHPRLPSLEAGGDYVSNTDGLQDCDAHGTLVAGIIAGSPSPYDMFSGVAPEATILSIRQNSAVFGIAGSGGTQHNDPNAVSTGYGNTVTLAYAITRAVQLGATVINLSMAACTPVRAAPEDGALGRAVRYAFEQNVVVVAAAGNLSKQGSLCSVQNEMTDPNLPLERAWDTVKTIASPAWFDKYVLAVGAVTPDALPADFSLHGPWIAVAAPGERITSLDSNGPGLINAEPDQQGALSPINGTSFAAPFVSGLAALIRSRDPSLNARQVMDLIKRSARTPGSGPNSATGWGVIDPTAALSYVLPPPNELPNVMAGKPIPGRPAVVDTGRHARLIIFAVAAGSLVLMGVALALSVARRRRTPDSEGLDDDADRVDLLR from the coding sequence ATGGCGGTCGCGATTCCCCCGCCGGTCGTCGAGCCCGGTCCACCGCCCAGCGGACCGGTCGGCCCGACGGAACCCACCGAGCAGAAGGCAGTTTGCGGAATTGCAACGGGAGTGCTGCCGCACACCGACTTCGCCGTACAAACCGCCGCCGAAGCCATGCTCGACTACACCAGCGCCTGGAAGTTCTCCCGCGGCGCCGGCCAGAAGGTGGCCGTGATCGACACCGGGGTCAATCCGCATCCGCGGTTGCCCTCGCTGGAGGCCGGGGGCGACTACGTCTCGAACACCGACGGGTTGCAGGACTGCGACGCTCACGGGACCCTGGTCGCCGGGATCATCGCCGGATCTCCCAGCCCGTATGACATGTTTTCCGGGGTGGCTCCCGAGGCCACGATCCTATCCATCCGGCAGAACAGCGCGGTCTTCGGAATCGCCGGTTCCGGCGGCACTCAGCACAACGACCCGAATGCCGTGTCGACCGGATACGGCAACACCGTCACGTTGGCCTACGCGATCACCCGAGCCGTCCAGTTGGGTGCGACCGTCATCAACCTGTCGATGGCCGCCTGCACACCGGTGCGAGCGGCGCCCGAGGACGGGGCGCTCGGCCGAGCCGTGCGCTACGCGTTCGAACAGAACGTTGTCGTGGTGGCTGCCGCCGGTAATCTCAGCAAACAGGGCAGTTTGTGTTCGGTACAGAACGAGATGACCGACCCGAATCTGCCCCTGGAGAGAGCCTGGGACACCGTCAAGACCATCGCGAGCCCGGCCTGGTTCGACAAGTATGTGCTCGCCGTCGGCGCCGTCACCCCGGATGCGTTGCCCGCAGATTTCAGCCTGCACGGACCATGGATCGCGGTTGCGGCACCCGGTGAGCGGATCACCTCCCTCGACTCCAACGGTCCCGGCCTGATCAACGCGGAACCGGACCAGCAGGGTGCCCTCTCCCCCATCAACGGCACCAGTTTCGCCGCACCGTTCGTCTCGGGGCTGGCAGCGCTCATCCGGTCCCGTGACCCCTCGCTGAACGCGCGCCAGGTGATGGACCTCATCAAGCGATCTGCCCGCACCCCCGGATCGGGGCCCAATTCCGCGACCGGTTGGGGAGTCATCGATCCCACTGCTGCGCTGTCCTACGTCCTGCCTCCGCCCAACGAACTACCGAATGTGATGGCCGGCAAGCCGATTCCCGGCCGACCCGCCGTCGTCGACACTGGCAGGCACGCCCGGCTGATCATCTTCGCGGTGGCCGCGGGCAGCCTGGTTCTGATGGGTGTGGCCCTCGCCTTGTCCGTCGCCCGGCGACGCCGGACGCCGGATTCGGAGGGCCTCGACGATGACGCCGACCGCGTCGATCTACTTCGATAA